The Leucobacter chromiiresistens genome window below encodes:
- a CDS encoding DUF2335 domain-containing protein — MDATFIRKDVQLSHDHDPEPRSSDGLEAGRQDELRPDSAAPAGPQRSVEAEAIHGTGVAENRPLHEHGRDDSQQEDRLVALVQQTVQQEITQVFLEAQPQLHSPEALEGYKRVDPSMPGRILAMAEREQKAQIDADLLPIRAEAYSYRFAVTVVTLLPTLLVVLGMLLLINGKDAAGYIAAVTGVIGGGAQVISQVRPSRQGRSKDAGEFTARHKKPRQK, encoded by the coding sequence ATGGATGCGACATTCATCAGAAAGGACGTACAGTTGTCCCATGACCACGACCCCGAGCCACGCAGCAGTGACGGGCTTGAAGCGGGCCGTCAAGACGAGCTTCGCCCCGACTCCGCGGCGCCTGCGGGCCCTCAGCGAAGCGTCGAGGCGGAAGCCATACACGGCACTGGCGTGGCAGAGAACCGGCCGCTACATGAGCACGGCCGCGACGATAGCCAACAAGAAGATCGCTTAGTCGCACTCGTTCAGCAGACTGTTCAGCAGGAGATCACGCAGGTCTTTCTCGAGGCGCAGCCGCAACTCCATTCGCCCGAAGCCCTTGAAGGCTACAAGCGAGTGGATCCATCCATGCCTGGCCGAATTCTCGCAATGGCGGAGCGCGAGCAGAAGGCGCAGATCGATGCCGATCTACTCCCGATCCGCGCCGAAGCATACTCATATCGTTTCGCGGTTACCGTGGTTACTCTGTTGCCGACGTTGCTTGTGGTCCTCGGAATGCTTCTGCTGATCAATGGGAAAGATGCAGCTGGGTATATCGCTGCGGTAACAGGTGTCATCGGGGGCGGTGCACAGGTGATTAGCCAAGTCCGTCCGAGTAGGCAGGGGCGATCGAAAGACGCTGGCGAGTTCACAGCGCGGCACAAGAAGCCCCGGCAGAAATAG
- a CDS encoding NAD(P)/FAD-dependent oxidoreductase, translated as MHPTIFETQAPADDVIDASLAGTRLSCFWTDDVAAQAPHYPELSGDQQVDDAVVGGGFSGLWTAIKLKTEHPDRRVVLVEAVRIGWAASGRNGGFCEASISHGEPNAESRWPDETGTLRRIGYENLDAIERFITEHGLDVDFERNGALSVANEPYQVDWLGESEDEHVVTLDRDGVQRRIASPTFLGGEFSPRENANIHPAKLALELARHAAEIGVEIYEGSPVQKLDGSAEEPIRLTIANGSTLVAERVALCTNVFPSLLKRYRFHTIPVYDYVLMTEPLTDEQLASIGWEGREGLSDLANQFHYSRLTKDNRILWGGYDAVYHAGGRIKREYEDRMESHRKLASHFFTTFPQLAGVKFSHRWAGAIDSSTRFCAFFGQAHGGRVQYVSGFTGLGVGATHFAADVMVDRFEGRVTERTELEMVRQMPLPFPPEPAASIGVNLFRWSFDRADRNEGKRNLFLKTMDAVGFGFDS; from the coding sequence ATGCACCCCACCATTTTCGAAACCCAGGCTCCCGCAGACGACGTGATCGACGCGTCGCTCGCCGGCACGAGGCTCTCCTGCTTCTGGACCGACGACGTCGCGGCGCAGGCGCCCCACTACCCCGAGCTCAGCGGGGATCAGCAGGTCGACGACGCCGTCGTCGGCGGCGGCTTCTCGGGGCTCTGGACGGCGATCAAGCTGAAGACGGAGCACCCCGACCGCCGCGTCGTGCTCGTCGAAGCCGTGCGCATCGGCTGGGCGGCGTCGGGCCGCAACGGCGGGTTCTGCGAGGCCAGCATCTCGCACGGCGAGCCGAACGCAGAATCGCGGTGGCCCGACGAGACGGGCACGCTGCGCCGCATCGGCTACGAGAACCTCGACGCGATCGAGCGCTTCATCACCGAGCACGGCCTCGACGTCGACTTCGAGCGCAACGGCGCCCTGTCGGTCGCGAACGAGCCGTACCAGGTCGACTGGCTCGGGGAGAGCGAGGACGAGCACGTCGTCACGCTCGACCGCGACGGCGTGCAGCGGCGCATCGCCTCGCCGACCTTCCTCGGCGGCGAGTTCTCGCCGCGGGAGAACGCGAACATCCACCCGGCCAAGCTGGCGCTCGAGCTGGCGCGCCACGCCGCCGAGATCGGCGTCGAGATCTACGAGGGCTCGCCCGTGCAGAAGCTCGACGGCTCTGCCGAGGAGCCGATCCGCCTCACCATCGCGAACGGCAGCACGCTCGTCGCGGAGCGCGTGGCGCTCTGCACGAACGTGTTCCCCTCGCTCCTCAAACGCTACCGCTTCCACACCATCCCCGTGTACGACTACGTGCTGATGACGGAGCCCCTCACCGACGAGCAGCTCGCGTCGATCGGCTGGGAGGGTCGCGAAGGCCTCTCCGACCTCGCGAACCAGTTCCACTACTCGCGGCTCACGAAAGACAACCGCATCCTCTGGGGCGGCTACGACGCGGTGTACCACGCCGGCGGCCGCATCAAGCGCGAGTACGAGGATCGCATGGAGAGCCACCGCAAGCTGGCGAGCCACTTCTTCACGACCTTCCCGCAGCTCGCGGGCGTCAAGTTCTCGCACCGCTGGGCGGGCGCCATCGACTCGAGCACCCGCTTCTGCGCGTTCTTCGGGCAGGCGCACGGCGGCCGCGTGCAGTACGTCTCGGGCTTCACCGGTCTCGGCGTAGGCGCCACGCACTTCGCCGCCGACGTGATGGTGGATCGGTTCGAGGGCCGCGTGACGGAGCGCACCGAGCTCGAGATGGTGCGGCAGATGCCGCTGCCGTTCCCGCCCGAGCCTGCCGCCTCCATCGGTGTGAACCTCTTCCGCTGGTCGTTCGACCGCGCAGACCGCAACGAGGGCAAGCGCAACCTGTTCCTCAAGACGATGGACGCCGTCGGCTTCGGGTTCGACTCGTGA
- a CDS encoding alpha/beta fold hydrolase: MGYITVGTENSAPVELYYEDQGSGQPVVLIHGYPLNGHSWERQTRELLASGYRVITYDRRGFGNSSKVHEGYDYDTFAADLNTVLETLDVRDVVLVGFSMGTGELARYVGTYGHERVAKLAFLASLEPFLVQTDDNEEGVPQSVFDGISESARADRYAWYTQFFSDFYNLDDTLGSRISQEAVTASWNVATSSAPVAAYAVVPTWIEDFRGDVDAVRESGKPTLILHGTADNILPIDATARRFSKLVPNADYVEVEGAPHGLLWTHADEVNEALAAFLAK, translated from the coding sequence ATGGGGTACATCACCGTCGGCACCGAGAACAGCGCGCCCGTCGAGCTCTACTACGAGGATCAGGGGAGCGGGCAGCCCGTCGTCCTCATCCACGGCTATCCGCTGAACGGCCACAGCTGGGAGCGTCAGACTCGCGAGCTCCTCGCCTCCGGGTACCGCGTCATCACCTACGATCGCCGAGGCTTCGGCAACTCGTCGAAGGTGCACGAGGGCTACGACTACGACACCTTCGCGGCCGACCTCAACACCGTGCTCGAGACCCTCGACGTGCGCGACGTCGTGCTCGTCGGCTTCTCGATGGGCACCGGCGAACTCGCGCGCTACGTCGGAACCTACGGGCACGAGCGCGTCGCGAAGCTCGCCTTCCTCGCATCGCTCGAGCCGTTCCTCGTGCAGACCGACGACAACGAGGAGGGCGTGCCGCAGAGCGTCTTCGACGGGATCTCCGAATCGGCGCGTGCGGATCGCTACGCCTGGTACACGCAGTTCTTCTCCGACTTCTACAACCTCGACGACACGCTCGGCTCCCGCATCAGCCAGGAGGCCGTGACCGCGAGCTGGAACGTGGCGACCTCGAGTGCCCCGGTCGCGGCGTACGCCGTCGTGCCCACGTGGATCGAGGACTTCCGCGGAGACGTCGACGCGGTGCGCGAGAGCGGCAAGCCGACCCTCATCCTGCACGGCACCGCCGACAACATCCTCCCCATCGACGCCACCGCGCGCCGCTTCTCGAAGCTCGTGCCAAACGCCGACTACGTCGAGGTCGAGGGAGCGCCCCACGGCCTGCTGTGGACCCACGCCGACGAGGTGAACGAGGCGCTCGCCGCCTTCCTCGCGAAGTAG
- a CDS encoding site-specific integrase has product MATITPYETASGRRYRVRYRKPDRTQTDKRGFKTKREAELFAATVAVLKATGDYVDPSLGRTTVAAIGDAWIAAQLHLKPASRVAMEGSWRTHVKPKWGTRQIASITFSEVQAWVAELSTGIPGAREGEWERKPKSASTVNRAHGVLSSILDVAARDRLISSNAARGVKLPRKVRRSHAYLTHAQVAHLARESRAHSTLVNALAYTGLRWGEITGLRVIDCDFMRGRVRVTQNAVTVSGQLVVGTPKTHRARSVPIPSFLREEFAELAVGKELDSPLFGTGAAHLPVSASKRGWFAEAVKRCQAADPTFPRVTPHDLRHTAASLAIASGANVKAVQRMLGHASAAMTLDVYADLFDDDLDLVASALDQARRAHILPTLEQPGPPSTPPHTPSKVA; this is encoded by the coding sequence ATGGCCACGATCACACCGTACGAAACAGCCTCGGGGCGCAGATACCGAGTGCGCTACCGGAAGCCCGACCGCACCCAGACGGACAAGCGCGGGTTCAAGACGAAGCGCGAGGCCGAGCTCTTCGCTGCAACGGTCGCCGTTTTGAAAGCGACCGGCGACTACGTTGACCCCTCGCTCGGGCGAACGACAGTCGCGGCGATCGGCGACGCGTGGATCGCAGCGCAGCTGCACCTCAAGCCAGCGTCGCGCGTCGCGATGGAAGGGTCTTGGCGCACACATGTGAAGCCGAAGTGGGGGACGCGTCAGATCGCATCGATCACGTTCTCCGAGGTACAGGCATGGGTGGCGGAGCTCTCGACCGGGATTCCCGGCGCGCGTGAAGGGGAGTGGGAGCGGAAGCCGAAATCAGCATCGACCGTCAACCGTGCACACGGGGTGCTCTCATCGATCCTCGACGTCGCCGCGCGCGATCGACTGATCTCGTCGAATGCAGCACGGGGTGTGAAACTGCCCAGGAAAGTGCGTCGCAGCCACGCTTACCTCACGCACGCGCAGGTCGCCCACCTCGCGCGCGAGAGCCGCGCCCACTCGACCCTCGTCAATGCGCTCGCCTACACGGGGCTGCGATGGGGTGAAATCACCGGCCTTCGCGTGATCGACTGTGACTTCATGCGCGGGCGCGTCCGTGTGACTCAGAACGCCGTCACAGTGTCCGGGCAGCTCGTGGTCGGCACTCCGAAGACTCACCGCGCCCGGTCCGTGCCGATCCCGTCATTCCTTCGCGAGGAGTTCGCCGAGCTCGCGGTCGGGAAGGAACTCGACTCACCGCTGTTCGGGACGGGCGCCGCTCACCTTCCAGTGTCGGCTTCGAAGCGTGGATGGTTCGCCGAGGCCGTGAAGCGCTGCCAGGCCGCAGACCCGACTTTCCCGAGGGTCACACCGCACGATCTCCGCCACACTGCGGCGTCGCTGGCAATCGCGAGCGGAGCGAATGTGAAGGCCGTGCAGCGCATGCTCGGGCACGCGTCAGCGGCGATGACCCTCGATGTCTACGCGGACCTATTCGATGACGATCTCGACCTCGTCGCATCGGCACTCGATCAGGCCCGCCGTGCCCACATTTTGCCCACACTCGAGCAACCCGGACCCCCTTCGACACCCCCTCACACTCCCTCAAAAGTGGCGTGA
- a CDS encoding TetR/AcrR family transcriptional regulator encodes MDDVEARERIGSAAEELYYRKGFSAVGMDEVRSSAGVSLRRLYALFPSKDAVIAEVLARRHREWEEGLSQRVAAAGPSTRDRMLAVFDYLDGWFRDPAFRGCAFINAFGELGGTHAHVAEIVQDHKASFQRYMSQLVRDAGGTEPLAAQLSILAEGAQSTAAIGDDPAAARHARDAAEVLIAHATANPGAA; translated from the coding sequence ATGGATGACGTCGAGGCACGGGAGCGCATCGGGAGCGCAGCGGAAGAGCTCTACTACCGCAAGGGCTTCTCCGCCGTGGGCATGGACGAGGTGCGCTCGAGCGCGGGCGTCTCCCTCCGCCGCCTCTACGCGCTCTTCCCCTCCAAAGACGCCGTGATCGCCGAGGTGCTCGCGCGCCGGCACCGCGAGTGGGAGGAGGGCCTCTCGCAGCGGGTCGCCGCGGCGGGGCCGAGCACTCGCGACCGGATGCTCGCCGTGTTCGACTACCTCGACGGCTGGTTCCGCGATCCCGCGTTCCGCGGCTGCGCCTTCATCAACGCGTTCGGCGAGCTCGGCGGCACGCACGCCCACGTCGCCGAGATCGTGCAGGATCACAAGGCGTCGTTCCAGCGCTACATGTCGCAGCTGGTGCGCGACGCGGGGGGCACCGAACCGCTCGCCGCGCAGCTCTCGATCCTCGCCGAGGGGGCGCAGAGCACCGCCGCGATCGGCGACGATCCAGCGGCTGCGCGGCACGCGCGCGACGCGGCCGAAGTGCTCATCGCGCATGCGACGGCGAATCCGGGCGCGGCCTGA
- a CDS encoding BLUF domain-containing protein translates to MPESHLATGSIPLPEGTLRSLVYSSEAVTRFYQDDLDQLLVQARQHNESVDITGILLYKNGQFIQFLEGPPESVDALMETIRRDGRHTNVRILIDELTLERQFDEWTMGYHPMKNQTSAALPGFRDSFADIAESPDALTTGRAAKELALWFRVRSAKRAQVAA, encoded by the coding sequence TTGCCTGAGTCACATCTCGCCACGGGAAGCATCCCCCTCCCCGAAGGCACCCTGCGCTCCCTCGTGTACTCGAGCGAGGCGGTCACCCGCTTCTACCAGGACGATCTCGATCAGCTCCTGGTGCAGGCGCGACAGCACAACGAGTCGGTCGACATCACCGGCATCCTGCTGTACAAGAACGGCCAGTTCATCCAGTTCCTCGAAGGCCCCCCGGAGTCGGTGGACGCCCTCATGGAGACCATCCGCCGCGACGGCCGCCACACCAACGTGCGCATCCTCATCGACGAGTTGACGCTCGAGCGGCAGTTCGACGAGTGGACGATGGGCTACCACCCCATGAAGAACCAGACGTCGGCGGCGCTCCCCGGCTTCCGCGACTCGTTCGCCGACATCGCGGAGTCCCCCGACGCCCTCACGACCGGCCGCGCGGCGAAGGAGCTCGCGCTGTGGTTCCGGGTGCGCTCCGCGAAGCGGGCCCAGGTCGCCGCCTGA
- a CDS encoding ImmA/IrrE family metallo-endopeptidase, whose product MQDLLDEAQRLGVGVAFASLPAHRRGAYLDDQRLILLNDRLDLVQQRESCAHELGHCKYGDRCSSPEAEARAWIYAAKLLVNLEAYRNAELEDPHPLAIAQKLRTTRRIVLLYQEHHLQRDALAAPRNIFGELEDEDYFEDSLRHSLKTERRMTCGLAAV is encoded by the coding sequence ATGCAGGATCTGCTCGATGAGGCACAACGGCTCGGCGTCGGAGTTGCGTTCGCGTCGCTCCCCGCTCACCGCCGCGGCGCGTACCTCGACGACCAGCGACTGATTCTCCTGAACGACCGACTCGACCTCGTGCAGCAGCGGGAGTCGTGTGCCCACGAGCTCGGCCACTGCAAGTACGGCGATCGATGCAGCAGCCCCGAAGCGGAGGCGCGCGCCTGGATCTACGCTGCGAAGCTGCTCGTCAATCTCGAGGCGTACCGGAACGCAGAGCTCGAGGATCCCCACCCGCTGGCAATCGCTCAGAAGCTACGCACGACGCGACGGATCGTGCTGCTCTACCAGGAGCACCACCTGCAGCGCGATGCGCTCGCTGCTCCACGCAACATCTTCGGCGAACTCGAGGACGAAGACTACTTCGAGGACTCCCTGCGCCACAGCCTCAAGACCGAGCGACGCATGACATGCGGGCTCGCAGCAGTTTGA
- a CDS encoding cupin domain-containing protein codes for MSGLLPDGRNVAVRGTGIDVELEAVDPADTVSGSPEQGIAELGGIAGAELGIWELRGGTVTDTEVDELFIVLSGSASIELLDVPGDPGAAGSVVEVAAGDVMRLIAGTRTRWTVGDHIRKVYVAEAEGD; via the coding sequence GTGAGCGGTCTGCTGCCCGACGGCCGAAACGTCGCCGTGCGCGGCACCGGGATCGACGTCGAGCTCGAAGCCGTCGACCCCGCCGACACCGTCTCCGGGAGCCCGGAGCAGGGCATCGCGGAGCTCGGGGGCATCGCCGGGGCCGAGCTCGGCATCTGGGAGCTCCGGGGCGGCACGGTCACCGACACCGAGGTCGACGAGCTCTTCATCGTGCTCAGCGGCTCCGCGTCGATCGAGCTGCTCGACGTACCGGGCGACCCCGGGGCGGCGGGCAGCGTCGTAGAGGTCGCCGCCGGCGACGTGATGCGACTAATCGCGGGCACTCGCACCCGGTGGACGGTGGGCGACCACATCCGCAAGGTGTACGTCGCCGAGGCCGAGGGCGACTGA
- a CDS encoding uracil-xanthine permease family protein, with the protein MALTWKQHGDGTRVAPEAIVLPEERLSWLRTIGFGAQHVVAMFGATFLVPLLTGFSPTATLFFSGLGTLLFLLITGNRLPSYLGSSFAFIAPILAATASGDPENPDLGRASFGILAIGVLMAIVGLIVHRFGSGWINALMPPVVMGAIVALIGFNLAPAVKNNWNATELSGWVALITITAVLLITVLFRGLLGRLSIVLGMAVGYVSAALMGEVDLSKVGDAPWLGLPAFHAVGNPFADPTLWGLLPAFLPVVLVLIAENVGHVKSVGLMVQRDLDPLTGRALLADGVSTVLAGFGGGSGTTTYGENIGVMAATRVYSTAAYWVAGVFAVVLSFSPKVGELIFSVPSGVLAGVTVALYGLIGLIGVKIWIDNGVDFSKPINQFSAAVPLIVGIADFTLQIGSVLFNGIALGTIAAVAVYHVMRGLAKLRGGEMQVADPVVTGASRD; encoded by the coding sequence ATGGCACTGACCTGGAAGCAGCACGGCGACGGAACGCGCGTCGCGCCGGAGGCCATCGTGCTGCCCGAGGAGCGGCTGAGCTGGCTGCGCACCATCGGCTTCGGCGCTCAGCACGTCGTCGCCATGTTCGGCGCGACCTTCCTCGTTCCGCTGCTCACCGGGTTCAGCCCGACCGCGACGCTGTTCTTCTCGGGGCTCGGCACCCTGCTCTTCCTGCTGATCACGGGCAACCGTCTGCCGAGCTACCTCGGATCCTCCTTCGCCTTCATCGCCCCCATCCTCGCGGCGACCGCGAGCGGCGACCCCGAGAACCCCGACCTCGGCCGCGCATCGTTCGGCATCCTCGCGATCGGCGTGCTCATGGCCATCGTCGGCCTCATCGTGCACCGCTTCGGCTCGGGCTGGATCAACGCGCTGATGCCGCCCGTGGTCATGGGCGCGATCGTCGCCCTCATCGGCTTCAACCTCGCGCCTGCGGTGAAGAACAACTGGAACGCGACGGAGCTCTCGGGGTGGGTCGCGCTCATCACGATCACCGCCGTGCTGCTCATCACCGTGCTCTTCCGCGGTCTGCTCGGGCGGCTCTCGATCGTGCTCGGCATGGCGGTCGGCTACGTCTCGGCGGCGCTCATGGGCGAGGTCGACCTCTCGAAGGTCGGCGACGCCCCCTGGCTCGGCCTGCCCGCCTTCCACGCCGTCGGCAACCCGTTCGCAGACCCGACGCTGTGGGGCCTGCTCCCCGCCTTCCTCCCCGTCGTGCTCGTGCTGATCGCCGAGAACGTCGGCCACGTGAAGAGCGTCGGCCTCATGGTGCAGCGCGACCTCGATCCGCTCACGGGCCGCGCGCTCCTCGCCGACGGCGTCTCGACCGTGCTCGCGGGCTTCGGGGGCGGATCGGGCACGACCACCTACGGCGAGAACATCGGCGTGATGGCCGCCACGCGCGTCTACTCGACCGCCGCCTACTGGGTCGCCGGCGTCTTCGCCGTGGTGCTCAGCTTCTCGCCGAAGGTCGGCGAGCTGATCTTCTCGGTGCCCTCCGGCGTGCTCGCCGGGGTGACGGTCGCTTTGTACGGCCTCATCGGGCTCATCGGCGTCAAGATCTGGATCGACAACGGGGTCGACTTCTCGAAGCCGATCAACCAGTTCTCGGCGGCCGTGCCGCTCATCGTCGGCATCGCCGACTTCACGCTGCAGATCGGGTCGGTGCTCTTCAACGGCATCGCGCTCGGCACGATCGCGGCCGTCGCCGTCTACCACGTCATGCGGGGCCTCGCGAAGCTGCGGGGCGGCGAGATGCAGGTGGCCGACCCCGTCGTCACGGGGGCATCGCGCGACTGA
- a CDS encoding transcriptional regulator, with the protein MTMTIKIKKDLLKRIREIRSIPSEEVQARMIGVDRVTLRRVDKGSTPSAGFMAGVHEAFGLGLSEAFDVVPVEAVGSNKAAQEAPAA; encoded by the coding sequence ATGACGATGACGATCAAGATCAAAAAAGATCTTCTGAAGCGCATCCGCGAAATTCGCTCCATACCGAGCGAGGAAGTGCAAGCACGAATGATCGGTGTTGATCGGGTCACCCTGCGTCGAGTCGACAAGGGCAGCACCCCCTCGGCTGGCTTCATGGCCGGGGTTCACGAAGCGTTCGGACTGGGCCTCAGCGAAGCGTTCGACGTCGTGCCAGTTGAAGCAGTCGGTAGCAACAAGGCAGCGCAGGAAGCACCCGCAGCATGA
- a CDS encoding EamA family transporter — translation MSSVHVANRFSRGAIVRAMLLVLVGATGVQLSAVFAVGLFEPLGVLGTSSLRLAIAALLLVALFRPKLRGRSRAEWLGIVLYGVAMAAMNAMLYLAVDRLPLGIATTLDFLGPCAVALFASRRAREGLLAVVALLGVALIAGFGGPLDALGVVFGLLAGASFGLYTLLAARVGHASGGLQGVALSVVVAAILTLPFSVPAVPLIAPPHLLPLIASALLGTALAFTVDTLAGRLTSARVLGVFFAFDPVVGTIVGAVLLSQVLSPVALAGVVLVVLAGAGIVWSAGGGGSGGGADGGAGAEPAGPPGSAP, via the coding sequence ATGAGCTCCGTGCACGTCGCCAACCGATTCAGCCGTGGAGCGATCGTGCGCGCGATGCTGCTGGTGCTCGTCGGCGCGACCGGCGTGCAGCTCTCGGCCGTCTTCGCGGTCGGCCTCTTCGAGCCGCTCGGCGTGCTCGGCACGAGTTCGCTGCGGCTCGCCATCGCCGCGCTCCTCCTGGTCGCGCTCTTCCGGCCGAAGCTGCGCGGACGGTCGCGCGCCGAATGGCTCGGCATCGTGCTCTACGGCGTCGCCATGGCCGCCATGAACGCGATGCTCTACCTCGCCGTCGACCGGCTGCCGCTCGGGATCGCCACCACGCTCGACTTCCTCGGGCCGTGCGCGGTGGCGCTGTTCGCGTCGCGCCGGGCGCGGGAGGGGCTGCTCGCGGTCGTGGCGCTGCTGGGGGTGGCCCTCATCGCGGGGTTCGGCGGGCCGCTCGATGCGCTCGGCGTCGTCTTCGGGCTGCTCGCGGGCGCCTCGTTCGGCCTGTACACCCTGCTGGCCGCCCGGGTGGGGCACGCGAGCGGCGGGCTGCAGGGCGTCGCGCTGTCGGTGGTCGTCGCCGCGATCCTCACCCTGCCGTTCTCGGTGCCCGCCGTTCCGCTCATCGCCCCTCCGCACCTGCTGCCGCTGATCGCGTCGGCGCTTCTCGGCACCGCTCTGGCGTTCACGGTCGATACGCTTGCGGGCCGGCTCACCTCGGCCCGCGTGCTCGGCGTGTTCTTCGCGTTCGACCCCGTCGTCGGAACGATCGTCGGAGCGGTGCTCCTGAGCCAGGTGCTCTCGCCAGTGGCGCTCGCCGGCGTCGTGCTCGTGGTGCTCGCCGGTGCGGGCATCGTCTGGTCCGCGGGCGGCGGCGGAAGCGGCGGCGGGGCTGACGGCGGCGCGGGCGCGGAGCCGGCGGGGCCGCCCGGATCCGCGCCCTGA
- a CDS encoding DNA primase family protein yields the protein MRTAAAEFDTHPWQLNTPGGVVDLTTGAVTPATPHLYHSKQTSVAPDPERPTPLWTRFLHTTFGDDEPMITYVQRLAGLSLAGTVVEHILPFLHGAGGNGKTVYLETLTTLLGDYATEAPHGFLLAGRDRHETELASLQGRRFVVAAEINEGTRFDEAKVKALTGGDKITARFMRQDFFTFNPSHTLWLMGNNQPKVESGGNSFWRRLRLIPFTRIIPESERIENLQQRLVDEEGPGILAWLIQGCVDYVANGVREPDSVRAATATYQQEEDHLARFIEDRCILGGGEHARIQTSELRRVYDQWCRDENERELSGQSFGRQLRQKFDIDVAKSNGRRYYTGLMLAEHEAESDDQSQGGLFGTHWADR from the coding sequence ATGCGCACCGCCGCCGCCGAGTTCGACACGCACCCCTGGCAGCTCAACACCCCCGGCGGCGTCGTCGACCTCACCACCGGCGCCGTCACCCCCGCCACCCCACACCTCTACCACTCGAAGCAGACCAGCGTCGCACCCGACCCCGAACGACCCACCCCGCTCTGGACCCGGTTCCTGCACACCACCTTCGGCGACGACGAACCCATGATCACGTACGTGCAGCGCCTCGCCGGCCTCTCGCTCGCCGGCACCGTCGTCGAGCACATCCTCCCCTTCCTCCACGGCGCAGGCGGCAACGGCAAGACCGTCTACCTCGAAACGCTCACCACCCTCCTCGGCGACTACGCCACCGAAGCACCCCACGGGTTCCTCCTCGCCGGCCGCGACCGCCACGAAACCGAACTCGCATCCCTGCAGGGCCGCCGCTTCGTCGTCGCCGCCGAGATCAACGAGGGCACCCGATTCGACGAAGCCAAAGTGAAAGCCCTCACCGGCGGCGACAAGATCACCGCCCGCTTCATGCGGCAGGACTTCTTCACCTTCAACCCCTCGCACACGCTCTGGCTCATGGGCAACAACCAGCCCAAGGTCGAGTCCGGCGGCAACAGCTTCTGGCGCCGCCTACGCCTCATCCCCTTCACCCGCATCATCCCCGAATCTGAACGCATCGAGAACCTGCAGCAGCGACTCGTCGACGAAGAAGGCCCCGGCATCCTCGCCTGGCTCATCCAAGGATGCGTCGACTACGTCGCCAACGGCGTCCGCGAACCCGACAGCGTGCGCGCCGCCACCGCCACCTACCAGCAAGAGGAGGACCACCTCGCCCGCTTCATCGAAGACCGCTGCATCCTCGGCGGCGGCGAACACGCCCGCATCCAGACCTCCGAACTGCGCCGCGTCTACGACCAGTGGTGTCGCGACGAGAACGAGCGCGAGCTCTCCGGCCAGTCGTTCGGGCGACAGCTGCGGCAGAAGTTCGACATCGACGTCGCGAAGTCGAACGGTCGCCGCTACTACACCGGACTCATGCTCGCCGAGCACGAAGCCGAATCCGACGACCAGTCGCAGGGCGGCCTGTTCGGCACACACTGGGCCGACCGATGA
- a CDS encoding CYTH domain-containing protein, translating into MSENAGRQSLEIERKYEVAADLPLPPDSAFAEAGLTAASPITYELSAVYFDTSDADLARRGLALRVRHGGSDAGWHLKERGEAEVQELFWPLDDAMPDGVRAELRARIGGAADAVAPIAELSTERTVVVLADAAGAELVELADDRVEAFDRVTGVARAWREWEAELLPGAPRAALDLVEPVLRAAGAAPSLSAAKIARATGRLVDAARRAGADAGRIAALEALDASDRAAADAAAAEGTAESAAAERRTEGEAK; encoded by the coding sequence ATGAGTGAGAACGCGGGTCGGCAGTCGCTCGAGATCGAGCGGAAGTACGAGGTCGCGGCGGATCTGCCGCTGCCGCCCGACTCCGCCTTCGCCGAGGCGGGGCTCACCGCGGCGTCGCCGATCACCTACGAGCTCTCGGCGGTCTACTTCGACACGAGCGATGCGGATCTCGCGCGTCGGGGCCTCGCGCTGCGGGTGCGGCACGGCGGGTCGGATGCGGGGTGGCATCTGAAGGAGCGCGGCGAGGCGGAGGTGCAGGAGCTCTTCTGGCCGCTGGACGACGCGATGCCCGATGGGGTGCGGGCGGAGTTGCGAGCCCGGATCGGCGGAGCCGCCGACGCGGTCGCGCCGATCGCCGAGCTCAGCACCGAGCGCACCGTCGTCGTGCTCGCGGATGCCGCGGGCGCGGAGCTCGTCGAGCTGGCGGATGATCGAGTGGAGGCGTTCGACCGCGTCACCGGTGTGGCTCGCGCCTGGCGCGAGTGGGAGGCCGAGCTGCTGCCCGGCGCGCCGCGTGCGGCGCTCGACCTCGTGGAGCCGGTGCTGCGGGCCGCGGGGGCCGCGCCGTCGCTGAGCGCGGCGAAGATCGCGCGTGCGACGGGTCGGCTCGTCGACGCGGCGAGGCGCGCGGGCGCGGATGCGGGGCGGATCGCGGCGCTCGAGGCGCTCGACGCCTCGGATCGCGCCGCCGCCGATGCGGCGGCGGCCGAGGGCACCGCTGAGAGCGCCGCCGCGGAGCGGCGCACGGAAGGAGAAGCGAAGTGA